The sequence CCCTCTTCGCCGCCCCCTTCGAGCCCGACTACGTGCTCACCCACGAACGCGAGATCTGGCACCGCGATTCGGACGGCGTCTGGCGCGACTACGGCGACTGGAATCGGATCTGCCGCGAGCGCCATGCCGCACTCTTCCAGCAGGCAAAGGACATCTTCCGGCGCGTGCGCGAAGTCCTCGCCGGCGCGCACGACGTCAATCTCATCGAGGAAAATGGCGTCCCGAGCGGCCTCATCACCGCGGACGAAGCCGCCATGGATCGCGTCGCCGCCCTCCTCGATTCCCTCCGCGGCGAAGTGCCCGACTTCCATTACCAGCGCAACACGATCTACCTGCGCTTCTGCCACGCCGCCTACGACAAGGGGACCGCCCTGGCCGAACTTTGCCGCATCGCCGGATTCGCCCGGGAGGAAGTCTTCGCCTCCGGAGATCACTACAACGACCTCCCGATGCTCGACGGCCGCTTCGCCGCGCACGTCGCCTGTCCCGCCAACGCGATTCCCGAGGTGAAATCCGCCGTCCTCGCCGCCGGCGGCGCCGTGGCGAGTGCCTCGTTCGGCGACGGCACCGCCGAGGCTCTCGTCGCCGTCCGACGGGAAATTAGCCAAAAAAAACCGGCGGCCGTTTCATGACGACCGCCGGAAAACTAAGAGAGTCTTTTCCTGAAGGAAGAGCTGCGACGCTTCACTTACGCCGCTTTGTAAGCATAACGAGCCTCTCCAACCTTCGAGATCTCGGGAAGCTTCTTGCCCGTGGTGCTGAACCACACGTGCACGTTCTGGTTCTTCACTCCGAGCGTGGACGAAATATCTTTTACCGAGATCCCTTCAGGGCCGGCCGCAGAAAGCAGCTTGATGATGTCGCCCTTGAGCGCACCGCGCTTGCCCGTCGATGCAGGCTTGGCGGCCTTGGGAGCTTTGGGAGCTTTCGCAGCCTTGGGGGCCTTTTCCTTTTTGACCTTGGGAGCCTTCGCGGCGGCCTTGCCGGGAGGACGTCCGCGGCGCTTGCCGGCCGCCGGAGCGGCCTTTGCCACAGGCGCCTTGCCCATGCCAAGACCGGAAATACGCGCGTCGATCGCTTCGACCTGCTTGTGCAAAGCGGCCTTCAACTCGCTGAGTTTGAGGAGTTCACGAAGAAGGGCCGGTGTTAGTTTGGAAAGATCCATGGCTGATAACTAATCAGGACTTAGCATTTTGCAAAGCACTATTTAATGATTATTCAATGAGTCTAATTCCCGACATTTCGGCCTGGACCTTCGACCTCGACGAGGACGCCGGCCCTCCTTGCCTTGATTCCGTCGAGGAAATGCGCGCAAACGGCATCTCCAACCCATTGATGCGCAGTCGTTACCAGAGAACACGCTCCCTCGTCCGCCGCGTTCTCGCCGAACGCCTCGGCCTCTCGCCGCTGGAAATTCCGCTCGAGATTGCCCCCGGCGGCAAGCCTCAGCTAACACCTCCCGCCAATCTCCATTTTTCGATTTCCCACTCCCGGAACTTTCTCGTAATCGCCGTTTCCCCGGTTCCCATCGGCGTCGACATCGAGCTTCTTCGACCACGCGACAATACCCGCGCCCTCGCGGAACGTTTCTTTTCGAAAAACGATTTCGCCACGCTCGAAGGCCTGCCTCCGGCGCAGGTCGACGAGGCGTTTCTGCATCAGTGGGTTGCCAAGGAAGCCGCGCTCAAGGCCGCTGGAATCGGCCTCGGCGACGCCCTGCGCCACGCGGAGTGCCAGTTCAAGGACCGCTCGATTCACGCCGTTTCCTGGCCGGGTCACTGCGCGAAAGTCACCCCGTTCACGCGTCCCGGGGGCATCGTGGGAGCCTTTGCCTGGTTCGGAGAAGAAGCGGCCGACATCCGCTGGATGAACGGAGTCGTCGGTATTAGTTAAGCGGAAAAACTCTCTCCGCAGGAGCAATGGGCGACGGCATTGGGATTCGTCACCTTGAACCCTCCCTTTTGCAGGTCGTCACTAAAGTCGAGTTCCGAGCCGCTCACAAACAGGGCGCTCTTCGGATCGATCACCACGCGCACCGCGCTGGACTCCACCATGATGTCGCGATTTGCCGGGCCATCCACGAGGTCCATCTTGTATTGAAGTCCGGAGCAGCCGCCGCCAATCACCGCGACGCGGAGCGCCCCGTGCTCGGCCCGCCCCTGCCGCTCCAGAAGACCACGCAGCTTTTTGCTGGCCGCTTCGGTGATGCGGATCAGCTTTTCGTTGCCCATTCGATATTGAACGGCGGACTCCGTGGCGGCGGTCATGGGTTTCCACGCTACCCGCAAGCCGACGTCGCATCAAGCGGTCGCTGCAACGTCCCAGACGATCATTAGGATGCGCTTTCAGGAAATTCTCTCACAACGTCTCTCGCGGCGGTGCGATTGCGAAACCTCGGAAACTGGTGCATAAGGATGTCGTCTCACGTGGCGGCCGGCCGGCTCCCGGAGGTCTCCCTCATCTCATGCGAATCATCCTGGCAGCCACCGGCGCAAGCGGCGCGATCTACCTGCAGCGTCTGCTCGACCATCTCGAGCGCGATGGCGGCCACGAGCTTCATCTCGTCCTGAGCGCCTACGCCCGGCAGGTCGTGAAGGAGGAACTCGGCGCGCTGCGGTTGCCGGCGGGCGTCGTCGAGCACTCCGACAAATCGATGAATGCCCCGTTCGCCAGCGGCTCGGCGAAGTTCGACGCGATGGTCGTCGTGCCCTGCTCGATGGGCACGCTCGGACGGATCGCCGCAGGCACCAGCGAGTCCCTCATTCTCCGCGCCGCGGACGTCTTCCTTAAAGAACGGCGGACGCTGATCCTCGTGCCCCGCGAGACGCCATGGAACCTCATCCACGCGCGCAATGCCGTCACCGTGCTCGAGGCCGGGGCGCGGCTGCTGCCAGCGATGCCGTCGTTTTACAGCCGCCCCGAGACGCTCGAAGCCGCGACGGACACCGTCGTGTGGCGCATTCTCGACCAGCTTGGAATCGAAGCGCCGAATGCCTGTCGCTGGCGGGAGCCCATTTCGGACTGAGTTTCCTCTGGGGCGAATTTCCGAGAACGACCATCGACAGTTCTCGGTGCGATAGATAGTATTCCAGCGCTCCTCCGGGCAAAGCCACGGCTCAAGCTGCCGGAGCAAAAGATGTCGTGAAGCCTGACCTTCAAAACTCAGTCGGCCTGAACGCCGCCCAACTCCGCCGGATTCTCAGAGAACCGGAGTTCTTCCAACTCGTCTTCAACGCCCTGCCGCTCCAGATCGCCGTGAAGAGCACGCGCGAGGAAAACTTCGGCGAGTTTCTGCTTTGGAACCGCGTGGCGGAAGAGTGGACCGGATTGAGCGCGGCCGAGGTGATCGGGAAGAACGATTACGATTTCTTTCCCCGCGAGCAGGCGGATTTTTTCATCGAGAAGGATCGCGAGGTCGTGCGCACCGGGCAGTCGGTCGACATCCCCGAAGAGCTCATCCAGACTCGCACCCGCGGCCCTCGCCATCTGCACACGATCAAGACGCCGATCTTCGACGAGACCGGCGAACCTCTCGCCTTGCTGGCCGTCTCGGAGGACATCACCGACCGCAAGCGGACCGCGGACGAACTCACGACCGCACTGCGTCGCCTCGGCGAGGAGCGCAATCTTTTCCAGTCCCTCCTGAATCACCTCCCCGTTTGCGCCTTCGCCAAGAGCGCGCTCCCGGAGAACTTCGGGACGTATATTCTCTGGAATCGCGTGATGGAGGAACTTCACGGCAAGCCGGCCGGAGAGGTGCTCGGGCATACGACAAGGGGAGCGTTCGATGCCAGGACCGCGGAGATTTTCGATCGTCAGGATCGCGAGGCGATCGAGACCGGCAAGGTCGTGGAGGTGCCGCTGCAGGCCGTGGAATACGCCCGCGCCGGAAAGCGACTCGTGCGGGCGATCAAGGCGCCCGTTTTTGCCGATGACGGCTCGCCGATGGCCGTCGTCGGGATCGCCGAGGACATCACGGATCGCATTCACAGCGAAGCCGAGCGTGCCCGGGCGACGGACATGCTGCGACAGGTGACGAACCGCGTGCCCGGCGCCATCTATCAACTCATCCAAACCCCCGCCGGCATTTGGAAATTCACCTACGTGAGCGATCGCATGGAGGAAGTGCTGGGCGTGCCCAATGCCGACCTCCTGACAAACGCCCACCCGGCCTTCGAATGCGTGATCGAGGCGGACAGGCCCCGGGTCTTCGCCGCGATCGACCAGGCGCGCGCCACGCACTCGGTCCTCCAGATCGATTTTCGGATTCAACGGCGGGACGACGGCCGTCTTCGCTGGCTCGAAATCAACTCACTGCCCCAGCCGCACGAAGAAGGCACGATGTGGTTCGGCTTCGTCACCGACGTCACGGAGCGCCAGTGTGCCGAGGAGGCCCTGCGCGAGAGCGAGGAGCGGTGGAACCTCGCCCTGGCCGGCACCGAGGCCGGCGTGTGGGATTGGAATCTCCGCACCGGCGCCCTGTTCTACTCAGCCCGCTGGCAGGAATTGTTCGGCTATTCCGACGCGAAACTTCCTCCGACCGCCCGCGACCTTCTCGACCTCGTCCATCCCGACGATCGCTCCCGGGTGCGCAGCAGCACCATCGATCTCCTGCGCCGGCGCTCCGAACTTTTCCGCTGCGAATACCGCATGCGCCGCAACGATGGCAGTTACGTCTGGATCCTCGCCCACGCGAAGGCCCACTTCGATCCCGAGGGCAACGCGACGCGAATGATCGGCACGCTCATCGACATCACCGCCCGCAAGAATATCGAGGCCCAGCTCGTCGAGGCAAAGATCGCCGCCGAGAACGCGAATCGCGCAAAGGGCGACTTCCTCGCGATGATGAGCCACGAGATTCGCACGCCGCTCAATGGCGTCCTCGGCTTCACCGAATTGCTCGCAACCACCGCGCTCCAGCCGACCCAGAGCGAATATCTGCACACCATTCGCGACAGCGGCTCGAATCTCCTGCACGTGCTCAACGACATCCTCGATTACTCCAAGATCGAGTCGGGCAAGCTCACGCTGGAGAACCAACCAACATCCCTCGCCGAGCTCATTCATGCCGCCACCGAGACCTTCCGGGCCAAGGCCGCCGAGCGTAATCTCGAGCTCACCTCCGAAGTGGCCCCCGGCGCGCCCGCCATCGTCGTCGTCGACGCCCTGCGGCTGCGTCAAATCCTCGCGAACCTCATCAGCAACGCCATCAAGTTCACCACCACGGGCTCCGTCCGCGTCCGCGCCGAGGTCGCTCCCGAAAGAGCCTCGGAAGGATTCGCCGCACTCCGCTTCACGGTGGCCGACAGCGGCATCGGCATCTCTCACGACGACCTTCCGCGACTCTTCGAGCCCTTCGAGCAGCTCGATATCTCGATGGCACGCCGCTTCGGCGGCACCGGCCTCGGCCTATCCATCGTGCATCGCCTCGTCGGCATGATGGGGGGAAAAATCTCCGCCACGAGCGAGCCTGGGCAGGGAACCACCTTCACGATCGACCTCACGCTGCCCGTCCGCGACGGGAAAGCCGCCGAGACCAGGCCCGCCGCCGAGGAATCCGCGAAGGCCAGCCGCCAGGCCGCCATCCTGCTGGTCGACGACCACGCCGTGAACCGCCGCCTTGCCCGGTTGATGCTGCAGCGTCTCGGCCACGAGCCAGTCGAGGCCGCCGACGGCGAACAGGCGGTCGAACTCGCCGCCGCGAAAACCTACGACGTCATCTTCATGGACAT comes from Chthoniobacterales bacterium and encodes:
- a CDS encoding iron-sulfur cluster assembly accessory protein is translated as MTAATESAVQYRMGNEKLIRITEAASKKLRGLLERQGRAEHGALRVAVIGGGCSGLQYKMDLVDGPANRDIMVESSAVRVVIDPKSALFVSGSELDFSDDLQKGGFKVTNPNAVAHCSCGESFSA
- a CDS encoding 4'-phosphopantetheinyl transferase superfamily protein, with amino-acid sequence MSLIPDISAWTFDLDEDAGPPCLDSVEEMRANGISNPLMRSRYQRTRSLVRRVLAERLGLSPLEIPLEIAPGGKPQLTPPANLHFSISHSRNFLVIAVSPVPIGVDIELLRPRDNTRALAERFFSKNDFATLEGLPPAQVDEAFLHQWVAKEAALKAAGIGLGDALRHAECQFKDRSIHAVSWPGHCAKVTPFTRPGGIVGAFAWFGEEAADIRWMNGVVGIS
- a CDS encoding PAS domain S-box protein, which gives rise to MKPDLQNSVGLNAAQLRRILREPEFFQLVFNALPLQIAVKSTREENFGEFLLWNRVAEEWTGLSAAEVIGKNDYDFFPREQADFFIEKDREVVRTGQSVDIPEELIQTRTRGPRHLHTIKTPIFDETGEPLALLAVSEDITDRKRTADELTTALRRLGEERNLFQSLLNHLPVCAFAKSALPENFGTYILWNRVMEELHGKPAGEVLGHTTRGAFDARTAEIFDRQDREAIETGKVVEVPLQAVEYARAGKRLVRAIKAPVFADDGSPMAVVGIAEDITDRIHSEAERARATDMLRQVTNRVPGAIYQLIQTPAGIWKFTYVSDRMEEVLGVPNADLLTNAHPAFECVIEADRPRVFAAIDQARATHSVLQIDFRIQRRDDGRLRWLEINSLPQPHEEGTMWFGFVTDVTERQCAEEALRESEERWNLALAGTEAGVWDWNLRTGALFYSARWQELFGYSDAKLPPTARDLLDLVHPDDRSRVRSSTIDLLRRRSELFRCEYRMRRNDGSYVWILAHAKAHFDPEGNATRMIGTLIDITARKNIEAQLVEAKIAAENANRAKGDFLAMMSHEIRTPLNGVLGFTELLATTALQPTQSEYLHTIRDSGSNLLHVLNDILDYSKIESGKLTLENQPTSLAELIHAATETFRAKAAERNLELTSEVAPGAPAIVVVDALRLRQILANLISNAIKFTTTGSVRVRAEVAPERASEGFAALRFTVADSGIGISHDDLPRLFEPFEQLDISMARRFGGTGLGLSIVHRLVGMMGGKISATSEPGQGTTFTIDLTLPVRDGKAAETRPAAEESAKASRQAAILLVDDHAVNRRLARLMLQRLGHEPVEAADGEQAVELAAAKTYDVIFMDIQMPGMDGYEAARLIRNISPDTFIVALTAHALSADRERSAESGMHAHLTKPVRMDDLRAVLAEQSARAFKNQDIG
- a CDS encoding UbiX family flavin prenyltransferase; translated protein: MRIILAATGASGAIYLQRLLDHLERDGGHELHLVLSAYARQVVKEELGALRLPAGVVEHSDKSMNAPFASGSAKFDAMVVVPCSMGTLGRIAAGTSESLILRAADVFLKERRTLILVPRETPWNLIHARNAVTVLEAGARLLPAMPSFYSRPETLEAATDTVVWRILDQLGIEAPNACRWREPISD
- a CDS encoding HAD hydrolase family protein; protein product: MATDLRLISTDFDGTLIQPHFDGRCQPAFAAALADFKAAGGHWAINTGRSLEHIIEGVTLFAAPFEPDYVLTHEREIWHRDSDGVWRDYGDWNRICRERHAALFQQAKDIFRRVREVLAGAHDVNLIEENGVPSGLITADEAAMDRVAALLDSLRGEVPDFHYQRNTIYLRFCHAAYDKGTALAELCRIAGFAREEVFASGDHYNDLPMLDGRFAAHVACPANAIPEVKSAVLAAGGAVASASFGDGTAEALVAVRREISQKKPAAVS